The following are from one region of the Coffea eugenioides isolate CCC68of chromosome 2, Ceug_1.0, whole genome shotgun sequence genome:
- the LOC113762801 gene encoding 7-deoxyloganetic acid glucosyltransferase-like: MNQKPQLPPHVLIFPLPLPGPVNSMLKLAELLCLAGLHITFVVTEHIHGRLLRYANIQSRFECYPGFQLKTIPDGLPEDDPRSRGKFAVLFDSLKSKGKLIFKDMLTSGCLSHQKRRPVSFIIADGCLGFTCDAANEVGIPIVYVRTVSPCCLWVFFCLPRLIEAGEIPFNGDDLDTLIKGVPGMESFLRRRDLPSFCRSGDPDDESMRLYKTEGQENSRAYGLIVNTFEDLDGPILSHMRTVCPNIYTIGPLHAHHKNKLAEQAASLPPTSNSVWSVDRSCMTWLDSQPSKSVIYVSFGSIATLTKGQLMEFWHGLVNSGVRFLWVIRPDSVTGEDWESQVPAEVREDTRRRGCIVGWAPQEEVLAHFAVGGFLTHNGWNSTVESIHAGVPMICWPYFLDQQVNSRFVSEVWKVGLDMKDTCDRATIEKMVRELMVVRNEEFSGRAEEMAQLARTCLNEGGSSYCNLERLVRDIESMTQDRTT, translated from the exons ATGAACCAGAAGCCCCAGCTCCCGCCCCATGTACTCATCTTTCCCCTGCCGTTGCCAGGCCCCGTCAACTCCATGTTGAAGTTAGCAGAGCTTCTCTGTCTTGCGGGTCTGCACATCACCTTCGTCGTCACGGAGCACATCCACGGCCGGCTTTTACGTTACGCCAATATCCAATCTAGATTCGAATGTTATCCGGGGTTTCAACTGAAGACCATCCCTGACGGTCTGCCGGAAGATGATCCGCGTTCTCGAGGTAAATTCGCGGTGCTGTTTGATTCTCTCAAGTCCAAAGGCAAGCTAATCTTCAAGGACATGCTGACTTCTGGCTGCCTTAGCCATCAAAAACGCAGGCCCGTCAGCTTTATCATAGCTGATGGATGCTTGGGTTTCACCTGCGATGCTGCAAATGAGGTTGGTATCCCAATTGTTTATGTCCGAACAGTCAGTCCGTGTTGTCTCTGGGTCTTCTTTTGCCTTCCCAGGCTTATTGAAGCCGGAGAGATACCCTTTAACG GGGATGACTTGGACACACTCATAAAAGGTGTACCGGGGATGGAGAGCTTTCTCCGGCGACGTGACCTGCCGAGTTTTTGCCGTTCTGGTGACCCAGACGACGAAAGCATGCGACTCTATAAAACAGAAGGCCAAGAAAATTCCCGAGCCTATGGCCTCATAGTCAACACGTTCGAGGATTTAGACGGACCCATACTATCCCACATGCGTACCGTCTGTCCCAACATCTACACCATTGGACCGCTCCACGCCCACCATAAAAACAAGCTGGCCGAGCAAGCGGCGTCGCTGCCGCCCACTTCCAATAGCGTATGGTCTGTAGACAGGAGCTGCATGACGTGGCTAGACTCTCAGCCGTCAAAGTCTGTGATCTACGTCAGTTTTGGAAGTATTGCAACATTGACCAAGGGCCAGCTCATGGAGTTCTGGCACGGCCTGGTCAACAGTGGCGTCAGATTCTTGTGGGTAATAAGGCCGGATTCTGTCACAGGGGAGGATTGGGAGAGTCAGGTTCCGGCGGAGGTACGGGAGGATACGAGGCGAAGGGGGTGCATTGTGGGCTGGGCCCCACAGGAAGAGGTCCTAGCCCATTTTGCTGTTGGTGGGTTTTTGACCCACAATGGGTGGAACTCGACTGTGGAGAGCATACATGCAGGTGTGCCCATGATTTGTTGGCCTTACTTTCTGGACCAGCAAGTGAACAGTAGGTTTGTGAGTGAGGTTTGGAAGGTGGGATTGGACATGAAAGATACCTGTGACAGGGCTACAATTGAAAAAATGGTGAGGGAATTAATGGTGGTGAGGAATGAGGAATTCTCTGGAAGGGCAGAGGAAATGGCCCAATTGGCTAGGACATGCTTGAACGAAGGAGGGTCGTCTTATTGCAACTTGGAGCGTCTGGTAAGGGACATCGAGTCTATGACTCAAGACCGAACAACTTGA
- the LOC113762498 gene encoding uncharacterized protein LOC113762498, with protein MSDKLDEAEFWLPSEFLTDEDILMDNKENLVKSVGLCFPSEFPYDYGSSVLSSPVESVVGSTETESDEDDLLLTELTRQLALHEAHKITPAQKNHEKAWVLSGSPQSTLTQVGSWSGRSTMSSNGSPNGPSQVSSPPTTPLGVNDDAWDLIYQAAGQVARLKMNGSGDGPTRNPGLLGPPRRLPTPPPPTNFSPSTVYHNQVKQDAGGIWSRHAKNGWSYDSREVLQNLGGRIGGGMGYGNAMGAGAGQAPCGWPSQHQRNRQYVGELGMKVGGGIYSGCGYGYGFSYGSGGGVSCGGGLKKERSGTGVFLPRRYDSNCASSFKASDARKKPGSSCAWVPNKVAPISNKNFDDRNEIVQPKSSSRNSAGFMGDFDALMARRNALLAQQRQRSVCPEGSISHHEICLPQEWTY; from the exons atGTCTGATAAGCTTGACGAAGCAGAGTTTTGGCTGCCTTCTGAGTTCCTTACGGACGAAGATATCCTCATGGACAACAAAGAAAACCTTGTTAAGTCCGTTGGACTCTGTTTTCCGTCTGAGTTTCCCTACGATTATGGGTCCTCTGTTCTCAGCTCCCCTGTTGAATCTGTTGTTGGCTCCACCGAAACCGAGAGCGACGAGGATGACTTGCTGCTTACTGAGTTAACTCGCCAGTTAGCTCTCCACGAAGCCCACAAAATCACCCCTGCGCAGAAAAATCATGAg AAGGCTTGGGTACTGTCCGGCTCACCTCAATCAACGCTGACCCAGGTAGGGAGTTGGTCTGGTCGGAGCACCATGTCCAGCAACGGAAGCCCAAATGGACCGTCTCAAGTCTCCTCCCCTCCAACTACGCCTCTGGGGGTCAACGACGACGCGTGGGATCTGATTTACCAAGCTGCAGGTCAAGTTGCAAGGCTTAAGATGAACGGTAGCGGAGACGGACCCACCAGAAATCCAGGCCTTCTTGGCCCACCCAGACGCCTCCCCACACCTCCGCCGCCCACAAACTTCTCCCCTTCTACCGTTTACCACAACCAG GTGAAGCAAGACGCGGGCGGGATATGGAGCAGGCATGCGAAAAATGGGTGGAGTTACGACTCCCGGGAGGTTTTGCAGAACTTGGGTGGAAGGATTGGTGGTGGGATGGGTTATGGGAATGCAATGGGTGCGGGTGCGGGTCAAGCTCCATGTGGATGGCCTAGTCAGCATCAAAGAAATCGGCAATATGTGGGGGAGTTGGGAATGAAGGTGGGAGGAGGCATTTACTCCGGCTGCGGATATGGGTATGGATTCAGTTATGGATCTGGTGGTGGGGTCAGCTGTGGTGGTGGTTTGAAAAAGGAGCGTTCTGGGACCGGAGTATTTTTGCCTCGCAGATACGATAGCAATTGTGCTAGTAGCTTCAAAGCATCTGATGCTCGGAAGAAGCCTG GTAGTTCCTGTGCCTGGGTTCCGAACAAGGTGGCGCCGATTTCAAACAAGAACTTCGATGACAGAAATGAAATCGTTCAGCCAAAGTCATCATCTCGGAACAGCGCCGGGTTCATGGGAGATTTTG ATGCATTGATGGCCCGGAGAAATGCGTTGTTGGCTCAACAGAGGCAGAGAAGTGTATGCCCGGAAGGATCGATTAGCCATCATGAAATATGCCTGCCCCAGGAATGGACGTACTGA